CATGGATATACGTAAAGTAAAAAAATTAATTGATTTGATTGAAGAAAGCGGCATTGCCGAAATTGAAATTAAAGAAGGCGAAGAATCGGTGCGGATTTCGCGCGTCAGTTCAGTGGCTTCCCCAGTACCTATGATGATGGCGCAACCTGCTCAGGCAACTCATCATCAGGTGGAGGTTCAGCAAATCACTCCTAAAACCACTGACGCGAAAGTCGCTAACAAAACTCATGAAGAAGAAGGCCAAGCCATTACGTCACCCATGGTGGGAACGGTTTATTTATCGCCTTCTCCAGAGGCCGATCCTTTTGTCAAAGTTGGCCAGCAGATTGCTCCAGGCACCGTACTGTGTTTAATTGAAGCCATGAAAATGTTTAATCAAATCGAAGCCGATCGCGCAGGTGTGATTAAAAAATGTTTAGTAGAAAGTGGTACGCCGGTTGAGTTTGGCCAACCCTTATTTATCATCGAATAATTAGGATTTTTTTATTATGCTCAACAAAGTTGTTATCGCTAACCGCGGCGAAATTGCACTAAGAATTTTACGCGCCTGTAAAGAATTAGATATTAAAACCGTGGCCGTGCATTCCACGGCCGATCATAATCTCATGCATGTGAAATTAGCAGATGAAACAGTGTGTATTGGCCCACCTGCTGCCAATAAAAGTTATTTAAATATTCCAGCCATTATCAGCGCTGCTGAAATTACCGATGCGCAAGGCATTCACCCAGGCTATGGTTTTTTAGCAGAAAATGCCGATTTTGCAGAACGTGTTGAAAAAAGTGGTTTTATTTTTATTGGCCCCAAAGCCGAAAGCATTCGTTTAATGGGCGATAAAGTGACCGCTATTGCTGCCATGAAAAAAGCAGGTGTACCGTGCGTGCCCGGTTCCGATGGAGTATTAGGAAACGATCAGCAAACAAATTTAACCATGGCGCGTAAAATTGGTTATCCCGTGATTATTAAAGCCGCCGGTGGTGGCGGTGGCCGCGGCATGCGTGTTGTTCATGATGAAGCCCAATTAATTAACTCCATCCAATTAACTAAATCCGAAGCGCTGGCCGCATTTAATAATGATGCGGTATATATGGAAAAATTTTTAGAAAATCCACGTCACATCGAAATTCAAGTATTATGCGATGAACACGGCAATGCGCTGTATTTGGGTGAGCGCGATTGCTCTATGCAACGTCGTCATCAAAAAGTCGTTGAAGAAGCACCTGCTCCCGGATTAACGGCAGAGTTGCGCGCGATGATTGGTAAATGCTGTGTCGATGCGTGTTTAAAAATGGGTTACCGTGGTGCTGGCACCTTTGAATTTTTATTTGAAAATAATCAATTTTATTTTATTGAAATGAATACGCGTGTTCAGGTAGAACACCC
This region of Legionellales bacterium genomic DNA includes:
- a CDS encoding acetyl-CoA carboxylase biotin carboxyl carrier protein, translating into MDIRKVKKLIDLIEESGIAEIEIKEGEESVRISRVSSVASPVPMMMAQPAQATHHQVEVQQITPKTTDAKVANKTHEEEGQAITSPMVGTVYLSPSPEADPFVKVGQQIAPGTVLCLIEAMKMFNQIEADRAGVIKKCLVESGTPVEFGQPLFIIE
- the accC gene encoding acetyl-CoA carboxylase biotin carboxylase subunit — translated: MLNKVVIANRGEIALRILRACKELDIKTVAVHSTADHNLMHVKLADETVCIGPPAANKSYLNIPAIISAAEITDAQGIHPGYGFLAENADFAERVEKSGFIFIGPKAESIRLMGDKVTAIAAMKKAGVPCVPGSDGVLGNDQQTNLTMARKIGYPVIIKAAGGGGGRGMRVVHDEAQLINSIQLTKSEALAAFNNDAVYMEKFLENPRHIEIQVLCDEHGNALYLGERDCSMQRRHQKVVEEAPAPGLTAELRAMIGKCCVDACLKMGYRGAGTFEFLFENNQFYFIEMNTRVQVEHPVTEMITGIDIVKQQLLIARGEPLNIKQNDIKLHGHAIECRINAEDPYNNFAPSPGLINMFHAPGGPGVRVDTHIYDGYSVPPYYDSMIAKLITHGDTREIAIKRMRNALDEIIVDGIKTNIELHKEIMSDENFVQGGTSIHYLEKKLEG